A single genomic interval of Cucumis sativus cultivar 9930 chromosome 5, Cucumber_9930_V3, whole genome shotgun sequence harbors:
- the LOC101205603 gene encoding uncharacterized protein LOC101205603 isoform X1 encodes MSSTFSPSRSPGSSRLQQLGPVSGVSRLRSSSLKKPPEPLRRAVTDCLSSSAANSHHGGPSASVLVAEASRTLRDYLAAPATTDLAYCVILEHTIAERERSPAVVARSVALLKRYLLRYKPSEETLMQIDRFCLNTISECSFSPNRRSSPWSQSLSQPSAAPTTSSTFSPLPVSSIASGSLIKSLKYVRSLVGQHIPRRSFQPAAFAGAPSMSRQSLPALSSMLSRSFNSQLNAASSAESSEHKDSTVLSISNLSNIEEVDGTVDLEYISLDALKWRWLGEQRLSLFQRESDNFANTQDLRTRNLLEVGAAALLVGDTEAKMKDQPWKSFGTADMPYVDQLLQPSPVATITNSSSARLHLRAITASKRTKPGLHQIWEDSPGSTFRPKARPLFQYRYYSEQQPLRLNPAEVCEVIAAVCSEMSSPIANPLTVTSRLSTNSGKPSMDVAVSVLVKLIIDMYVLDSGIAAPLTLSMLEEMLSSPRSTCKVRAFDLILNLGVHAHLLEPITLDENSTIEEEYSQESYLAEEAQLNSHGKNNLDSPNNINATSSINNFECWILNILYEILLLLVQIEEKEESVWTSALSCLLYFVCDRGRLRRSRLKGLDIRVIKAFLETSRRNSWAEIVHCRLICLLTNMFYQVSEDPTEGASSPIFLVDQVDLVGGTKFIFLEYSLANSREERRNLFLVLFDYVLHQINESCITTGVMEYGDDEIQPLANLFTLANAPEAFYISVKLGVEGVGEILKASISSALCRYPNSERLNMLLENIMEKFNTIIKSFTHLDNEFSYMIQITKSLKLFESIQGSMLRNGVSMKSKLSWATLHSLLHSERIAYRQNGYVWLGDLLFEEITSERDENMWTNVKKLQQRITYAGVNDYSTTSDIPLSIWLMCGLLKSKHPIIRWGFLFVVERLLMRCKFLLNENEMRNSGSNDLGQASKDTRLEKANAVIDIMCSALFLVFQINETDRINILKMCDILFSQLCLRVPQSSDLPIGDDLPHGRVIDYSGESKTTGLFESEAKLDGNFFGELKEEKGRYSKTYNNPLDHETASMAALLLQGQTIVPMQLISHVPAALFYWPLIQLAGAATDNIALGVAVGSQARGNHPGAASDIRSALLLLLIAKCSSDSSAFQEVDGEQFFRELLDDTDSRVAYYSSAFLLKRMMTEKPEKYQHMLQNLVIKAQQSNNEKLLENPYLQMRGILKLANDMGVEL; translated from the exons GACTATTTGGCCGCACCTGCAACAACAGACCTAGCATATTGTGTAATCTTGGAACACACAATTGCAGAGAGGGAGCGAAG CCCAGCTGTAGTTGCAAGGTCTGTGGCACTTTTGAAACGCTACCTTCTTAG ATACAAACCCTCTGAAGAAACATTAATGCAGATAGACCGGTTTTGCTTAAACACAATTAGTGAGTGTAGTTTTAGTCCAAATAGAAGGTCATCACCATGGTCTCAATCTTTGAGTCAACCTTCTGCTGCACCTACAACctcttctactttttctcCATTGCCAGTATCAAGTATTGCCTCTGGATCTCTTATAAAATCACTGAAATATGTTCGCTCCTTGGTGGGACAACACATACCAAGGAGATCATTTCAACCAGCTGCTTTTGCTGGTGCACCTTCTATGTCAAGACAGTCGCTACCTGCACTGTCATCTATGCTGAGTAGATCCTTCAATTCACAATTAAATGCTGCAAGTAGTGCAGAATCTTCAGAGCATAAAGACTCTACAGTTTTATCTATAtcaaatttatctaatattgAAGAAGTTGATGGTACGGTTGACCTTGAATACATTTCACTTGATGCCTTGAAATGGCGCTGGCTTGGGGAACAACGGTTGTCTCTTTTTCAAAGAGAGAG CGATAATTTTGCTAATACCCAAGATTTGAGAACACGTAATCTTCTAGAGGTAGGCGCAGCAGCACTTTTAGTTGGAGATACAGAAGCCAAAATGAAGGATCAACCTTGGAAATCTTTTGGAACAGCTGATATGCCATATGTTGATCAACTATTGCAGCCTTCACCTGTAGCAACTATAACCAATTCTTCCTCTGCCCGTCTCCACTTGAGGGCTATAACTGCATCAAAGCGCACAAAACCAGGCTTGCATCAGATCTG GGAAGATTCTCCTGGGAGTACGTTTCGACCAAAGGCTCGACCACTCTTCCAATATCGTTACTACAG TGAACAGCAGCCTTTGAGACTGAATCCTGCCGAGGTGTGCGAGGTTATTGCTGCAGTTTGCTCTGAAATGTCGTCACCCATTGCTAATCCTCTTACAGTAACATCTAGGTTAAGTACAAACAGTGGCAAGCCATCAATGGATGTGGCCGTAAGCGTTCTCGTAAAGCTCATTATTGACAt GTATGTTCTGGATTCTGGGATTGCTGCACCTCTCACTTTATCCATGCTTGAG GAAATGCTCAGTTCTCCAAGATCAACCTGCAAAGTTCGTGCATTTGATTTAATCTTGAACCTTGGTGTTCATGCTCATTTATTAGAACCAATCACGCTTGATGAAAATTCTACAATTGAAGAAGAGTATTCTCAAGAATCATATCTTGCGGAAGAAGCTCAATTAAATTCACATGGGAAGAACAATCTTGATTCTCCTAACAATATCAATGCAACTTCATCTATTAACAATTTCGAATGTTGGATTCTCAATATCTTGTACGAGATACTGCTTCTTCTTGTTCAG AttgaagagaaggaagaatCTGTCTGGACGTCTGCTTTGAGCTGTCTACTCTACTTTGTTTGTGATAGAGGCAGACTCAGGAGAAGCCGATTAAAGGGCCTTGACATAAGG GTTATTAAGGCATTCCTGGAAACTAGCAGAAGAAACTCTTGGGCTGAGATAGTCCATTGTAGGCTTATTTGCCTGTTAACAAACATGTTTTATCAAGTCTCGGAGGATCCCACAGAGGGTGCTTCAAGCCCCATATTTCTTGTAGATCAAGTGGATCTGGTTGGAGGAactaagtttattttcttagaG tATTCTCTAGCAAACTCAAGAGAAGAGCGGAGAAATCTCTTTCTGGTGCTTTTTGATTATGTTTTGCATCAAATAAATGAATCTTGCATCACTACTGGAGTTATGGAATATGGTGATGATGAGATACAGCCCCTTGCAAACCTGTTCACTCTCGCCAATGCACCTGAGGCTTTTTACATCTCAGTTAAGCTTGGAGTGGAAGGTGTTGGAGAGATTTTGAAAGCGTCTATCTCATCAGCATTGTGTCGATATCCTAATAGTGAGCGACTAAATATG CTCTTGGAGAACATAATGGAgaaatttaatacaataatcaaatcatttacGCATTTGGACAATGAGTTCTCGTATATGATTCAGATAACCAAATCTCTCAAACTTTTTGAAAGCATTCAAGGTTCTATGTTAAGAAATGGTGTTAGCATGAAATCCAAACTATCATGGGCCACTCTGCATTCCCTTCTTCATTCAGAGAGAATTGCTTATCGTCAAAATGGCTATGTTTGGCTAGGGGATCTtctttttgaagaaataaCCAGTGAACGGGATGAAAATATGTGGACAAATGTGAAAAAATTACAGCAGAGAATCACATACGCTGGTGTAAATGACTATTCAACTACTTCAGACATACCCCTTTCCATCTGGCTTATGTGTGGACTTCTAAAGTCGAAACACCCCATCATTAGATGGggctttttatttgttgtagAAAGACTTCTTATGCGATGCAAATTTttgttgaatgaaaatgaaatgcgAAATTCTGGCAGCAATGATCTTGGCCAAGCATCCAAAGATACCCGCCTTGAGAAAGCTAATGCAGTGATAGATATAATGTGCAGTGCACTTTTCTTGGTCTTTCAGATCAACGAAACAGATCgcatcaatattttaaag ATGTGCGACATACTCTTCTCTCAATTATGCTTGAGAGTACCACAATCTTCTGACTTACCGATTGGAGATGATCTGCCCCATGGCAGAGTTATAGATTACTCGGGTGAAAGTAAAACAACAGGACTTTTTGAATCTGAAGCTAAACTGGATGGTAATTTCTTTGGTGAGCTAAAGGAGGAGAAAGGCAGATACAGTAAAACTTATAACAATCCTCTTGATCATGAGACAGCCTCCATGGCAGCATTGCTGCTTCAAGGACAAACTATTGTCCCCATGCAGTTGATTTCGCATGTTCCTGCTGCCCTTTTCTACTGGCCATTGATTCAACTTGCTGGAGCAGCAACAGACAACATTGCTTTAGGTGTTGCTGTTGGAAGCCAAGCAAGAGGGAACCACCCAGGTGCCGCTTCTGACATTCGATCAGCTCTGCTCTTACTCCTAATTGCCAAGTGCAGTTCTGATTCATCTGCTTTCCAAGAAGTGGATGGGGAACAATTTTTCAG AGAGCTTCTAGATGATACAGATTCAAGGGTGGCCTATTACTCTTCAGCGTTTCTTTTGAAG cGTATGATGACGGAGAAACCTGAGAAGTACCAACACATGCTTCAGAATCTTGTAATTAAAGCTCAGCAG AGCAATAATGAGAAGCTGTTGGAAAATCCATACCTTCAGATGCGTGGTATACTTAAGCTGGCAAACGATATGGGTGTTGAGTTGTGA
- the LOC101205603 gene encoding uncharacterized protein LOC101205603 isoform X2, with protein MSSTFSPSRSPGSSRLQQLGPVSGVSRLRSSSLKKPPEPLRRAVTDCLSSSAANSHHGGPSASVLVAEASRTLRDYLAAPATTDLAYCVILEHTIAERERSPAVVARSVALLKRYLLRYKPSEETLMQIDRFCLNTISECSFSPNRRSSPWSQSLSQPSAAPTTSSTFSPLPVSSIASGSLIKSLKYVRSLVGQHIPRRSFQPAAFAGAPSMSRQSLPALSSMLSRSFNSQLNAASSAESSEHKDSTVLSISNLSNIEEVDGTVDLEYISLDALKWRWLGEQRLSLFQRESDNFANTQDLRTRNLLEVGAAALLVGDTEAKMKDQPWKSFGTADMPYVDQLLQPSPVATITNSSSARLHLRAITASKRTKPGLHQIWEDSPGSTFRPKARPLFQYRYYSEQQPLRLNPAEVCEVIAAVCSEMSSPIANPLTVTSRLSTNSGKPSMDVAVSVLVKLIIDMYVLDSGIAAPLTLSMLEEMLSSPRSTCKVRAFDLILNLGVHAHLLEPITLDENSTIEEEYSQESYLAEEAQLNSHGKNNLDSPNNINATSSINNFECWILNILYEILLLLVQIEEKEESVWTSALSCLLYFVCDRGRLRRSRLKGLDIRVIKAFLETSRRNSWAEIVHCRLICLLTNMFYQVSEDPTEGASSPIFLVDQVDLVGGTKFIFLEYSLANSREERRNLFLVLFDYVLHQINESCITTGVMEYGDDEIQPLANLFTLANAPEAFYISVKLGVEGVGEILKASISSALCRYPNSERLNMLLENIMEKFNTIIKSFTHLDNEFSYMIQITKSLKLFESIQGSMLRNGVSMKSKLSWATLHSLLHSERIAYRQNGYVWLGDLLFEEITSERDENMWTNVKKLQQRITYAGVNDYSTTSDIPLSIWLMCGLLKSKHPIIRWGFLFVVERLLMRCKFLLNENEMRNSGSNDLGQASKDTRLEKANAVIDIMCSALFLVFQINETDRINILKMCDILFSQLCLRVPQSSDLPIGDDLPHGRVIDYSGESKTTGLFESEAKLDGNFFGELKEEKGRYSKTYNNPLDHETASMAALLLQGQTIVPMQLISHVPAALFYWPLIQLAGAATDNIALGVAVGSQARGNHPGAASDIRSALLLLLIAKCSSDSSAFQEVDGEQFFRELLDDTDSRVAYYSSAFLLKRMMTEKPEKYQHMLQNLVIKAQQSNNEKLLENPYLQMRGILKLANDMGVEL; from the exons GACTATTTGGCCGCACCTGCAACAACAGACCTAGCATATTGTGTAATCTTGGAACACACAATTGCAGAGAGGGAGCGAAG CCCAGCTGTAGTTGCAAGGTCTGTGGCACTTTTGAAACGCTACCTTCTTAG ATACAAACCCTCTGAAGAAACATTAATGCAGATAGACCGGTTTTGCTTAAACACAATTAGTGAGTGTAGTTTTAGTCCAAATAGAAGGTCATCACCATGGTCTCAATCTTTGAGTCAACCTTCTGCTGCACCTACAACctcttctactttttctcCATTGCCAGTATCAAGTATTGCCTCTGGATCTCTTATAAAATCACTGAAATATGTTCGCTCCTTGGTGGGACAACACATACCAAGGAGATCATTTCAACCAGCTGCTTTTGCTGGTGCACCTTCTATGTCAAGACAGTCGCTACCTGCACTGTCATCTATGCTGAGTAGATCCTTCAATTCACAATTAAATGCTGCAAGTAGTGCAGAATCTTCAGAGCATAAAGACTCTACAGTTTTATCTATAtcaaatttatctaatattgAAGAAGTTGATGGTACGGTTGACCTTGAATACATTTCACTTGATGCCTTGAAATGGCGCTGGCTTGGGGAACAACGGTTGTCTCTTTTTCAAAGAGAGAG CGATAATTTTGCTAATACCCAAGATTTGAGAACACGTAATCTTCTAGAGGTAGGCGCAGCAGCACTTTTAGTTGGAGATACAGAAGCCAAAATGAAGGATCAACCTTGGAAATCTTTTGGAACAGCTGATATGCCATATGTTGATCAACTATTGCAGCCTTCACCTGTAGCAACTATAACCAATTCTTCCTCTGCCCGTCTCCACTTGAGGGCTATAACTGCATCAAAGCGCACAAAACCAGGCTTGCATCAGATCTG GGAAGATTCTCCTGGGAGTACGTTTCGACCAAAGGCTCGACCACTCTTCCAATATCGTTACTACAG TGAACAGCAGCCTTTGAGACTGAATCCTGCCGAGGTGTGCGAGGTTATTGCTGCAGTTTGCTCTGAAATGTCGTCACCCATTGCTAATCCTCTTACAGTAACATCTAGGTTAAGTACAAACAGTGGCAAGCCATCAATGGATGTGGCCGTAAGCGTTCTCGTAAAGCTCATTATTGACAtgtat GTTCTGGATTCTGGGATTGCTGCACCTCTCACTTTATCCATGCTTGAG GAAATGCTCAGTTCTCCAAGATCAACCTGCAAAGTTCGTGCATTTGATTTAATCTTGAACCTTGGTGTTCATGCTCATTTATTAGAACCAATCACGCTTGATGAAAATTCTACAATTGAAGAAGAGTATTCTCAAGAATCATATCTTGCGGAAGAAGCTCAATTAAATTCACATGGGAAGAACAATCTTGATTCTCCTAACAATATCAATGCAACTTCATCTATTAACAATTTCGAATGTTGGATTCTCAATATCTTGTACGAGATACTGCTTCTTCTTGTTCAG AttgaagagaaggaagaatCTGTCTGGACGTCTGCTTTGAGCTGTCTACTCTACTTTGTTTGTGATAGAGGCAGACTCAGGAGAAGCCGATTAAAGGGCCTTGACATAAGG GTTATTAAGGCATTCCTGGAAACTAGCAGAAGAAACTCTTGGGCTGAGATAGTCCATTGTAGGCTTATTTGCCTGTTAACAAACATGTTTTATCAAGTCTCGGAGGATCCCACAGAGGGTGCTTCAAGCCCCATATTTCTTGTAGATCAAGTGGATCTGGTTGGAGGAactaagtttattttcttagaG tATTCTCTAGCAAACTCAAGAGAAGAGCGGAGAAATCTCTTTCTGGTGCTTTTTGATTATGTTTTGCATCAAATAAATGAATCTTGCATCACTACTGGAGTTATGGAATATGGTGATGATGAGATACAGCCCCTTGCAAACCTGTTCACTCTCGCCAATGCACCTGAGGCTTTTTACATCTCAGTTAAGCTTGGAGTGGAAGGTGTTGGAGAGATTTTGAAAGCGTCTATCTCATCAGCATTGTGTCGATATCCTAATAGTGAGCGACTAAATATG CTCTTGGAGAACATAATGGAgaaatttaatacaataatcaaatcatttacGCATTTGGACAATGAGTTCTCGTATATGATTCAGATAACCAAATCTCTCAAACTTTTTGAAAGCATTCAAGGTTCTATGTTAAGAAATGGTGTTAGCATGAAATCCAAACTATCATGGGCCACTCTGCATTCCCTTCTTCATTCAGAGAGAATTGCTTATCGTCAAAATGGCTATGTTTGGCTAGGGGATCTtctttttgaagaaataaCCAGTGAACGGGATGAAAATATGTGGACAAATGTGAAAAAATTACAGCAGAGAATCACATACGCTGGTGTAAATGACTATTCAACTACTTCAGACATACCCCTTTCCATCTGGCTTATGTGTGGACTTCTAAAGTCGAAACACCCCATCATTAGATGGggctttttatttgttgtagAAAGACTTCTTATGCGATGCAAATTTttgttgaatgaaaatgaaatgcgAAATTCTGGCAGCAATGATCTTGGCCAAGCATCCAAAGATACCCGCCTTGAGAAAGCTAATGCAGTGATAGATATAATGTGCAGTGCACTTTTCTTGGTCTTTCAGATCAACGAAACAGATCgcatcaatattttaaag ATGTGCGACATACTCTTCTCTCAATTATGCTTGAGAGTACCACAATCTTCTGACTTACCGATTGGAGATGATCTGCCCCATGGCAGAGTTATAGATTACTCGGGTGAAAGTAAAACAACAGGACTTTTTGAATCTGAAGCTAAACTGGATGGTAATTTCTTTGGTGAGCTAAAGGAGGAGAAAGGCAGATACAGTAAAACTTATAACAATCCTCTTGATCATGAGACAGCCTCCATGGCAGCATTGCTGCTTCAAGGACAAACTATTGTCCCCATGCAGTTGATTTCGCATGTTCCTGCTGCCCTTTTCTACTGGCCATTGATTCAACTTGCTGGAGCAGCAACAGACAACATTGCTTTAGGTGTTGCTGTTGGAAGCCAAGCAAGAGGGAACCACCCAGGTGCCGCTTCTGACATTCGATCAGCTCTGCTCTTACTCCTAATTGCCAAGTGCAGTTCTGATTCATCTGCTTTCCAAGAAGTGGATGGGGAACAATTTTTCAG AGAGCTTCTAGATGATACAGATTCAAGGGTGGCCTATTACTCTTCAGCGTTTCTTTTGAAG cGTATGATGACGGAGAAACCTGAGAAGTACCAACACATGCTTCAGAATCTTGTAATTAAAGCTCAGCAG AGCAATAATGAGAAGCTGTTGGAAAATCCATACCTTCAGATGCGTGGTATACTTAAGCTGGCAAACGATATGGGTGTTGAGTTGTGA
- the LOC101205603 gene encoding uncharacterized protein LOC101205603 isoform X3 has translation MQMICITYPVFTHLSTKIAASPQLKLAENSSSHNPTDLSPCSLSLYWNCLKKDYLAAPATTDLAYCVILEHTIAERERSPAVVARSVALLKRYLLRYKPSEETLMQIDRFCLNTISECSFSPNRRSSPWSQSLSQPSAAPTTSSTFSPLPVSSIASGSLIKSLKYVRSLVGQHIPRRSFQPAAFAGAPSMSRQSLPALSSMLSRSFNSQLNAASSAESSEHKDSTVLSISNLSNIEEVDGTVDLEYISLDALKWRWLGEQRLSLFQRESDNFANTQDLRTRNLLEVGAAALLVGDTEAKMKDQPWKSFGTADMPYVDQLLQPSPVATITNSSSARLHLRAITASKRTKPGLHQIWEDSPGSTFRPKARPLFQYRYYSEQQPLRLNPAEVCEVIAAVCSEMSSPIANPLTVTSRLSTNSGKPSMDVAVSVLVKLIIDMYVLDSGIAAPLTLSMLEEMLSSPRSTCKVRAFDLILNLGVHAHLLEPITLDENSTIEEEYSQESYLAEEAQLNSHGKNNLDSPNNINATSSINNFECWILNILYEILLLLVQIEEKEESVWTSALSCLLYFVCDRGRLRRSRLKGLDIRVIKAFLETSRRNSWAEIVHCRLICLLTNMFYQVSEDPTEGASSPIFLVDQVDLVGGTKFIFLEYSLANSREERRNLFLVLFDYVLHQINESCITTGVMEYGDDEIQPLANLFTLANAPEAFYISVKLGVEGVGEILKASISSALCRYPNSERLNMLLENIMEKFNTIIKSFTHLDNEFSYMIQITKSLKLFESIQGSMLRNGVSMKSKLSWATLHSLLHSERIAYRQNGYVWLGDLLFEEITSERDENMWTNVKKLQQRITYAGVNDYSTTSDIPLSIWLMCGLLKSKHPIIRWGFLFVVERLLMRCKFLLNENEMRNSGSNDLGQASKDTRLEKANAVIDIMCSALFLVFQINETDRINILKMCDILFSQLCLRVPQSSDLPIGDDLPHGRVIDYSGESKTTGLFESEAKLDGNFFGELKEEKGRYSKTYNNPLDHETASMAALLLQGQTIVPMQLISHVPAALFYWPLIQLAGAATDNIALGVAVGSQARGNHPGAASDIRSALLLLLIAKCSSDSSAFQEVDGEQFFRELLDDTDSRVAYYSSAFLLKRMMTEKPEKYQHMLQNLVIKAQQSNNEKLLENPYLQMRGILKLANDMGVEL, from the exons GACTATTTGGCCGCACCTGCAACAACAGACCTAGCATATTGTGTAATCTTGGAACACACAATTGCAGAGAGGGAGCGAAG CCCAGCTGTAGTTGCAAGGTCTGTGGCACTTTTGAAACGCTACCTTCTTAG ATACAAACCCTCTGAAGAAACATTAATGCAGATAGACCGGTTTTGCTTAAACACAATTAGTGAGTGTAGTTTTAGTCCAAATAGAAGGTCATCACCATGGTCTCAATCTTTGAGTCAACCTTCTGCTGCACCTACAACctcttctactttttctcCATTGCCAGTATCAAGTATTGCCTCTGGATCTCTTATAAAATCACTGAAATATGTTCGCTCCTTGGTGGGACAACACATACCAAGGAGATCATTTCAACCAGCTGCTTTTGCTGGTGCACCTTCTATGTCAAGACAGTCGCTACCTGCACTGTCATCTATGCTGAGTAGATCCTTCAATTCACAATTAAATGCTGCAAGTAGTGCAGAATCTTCAGAGCATAAAGACTCTACAGTTTTATCTATAtcaaatttatctaatattgAAGAAGTTGATGGTACGGTTGACCTTGAATACATTTCACTTGATGCCTTGAAATGGCGCTGGCTTGGGGAACAACGGTTGTCTCTTTTTCAAAGAGAGAG CGATAATTTTGCTAATACCCAAGATTTGAGAACACGTAATCTTCTAGAGGTAGGCGCAGCAGCACTTTTAGTTGGAGATACAGAAGCCAAAATGAAGGATCAACCTTGGAAATCTTTTGGAACAGCTGATATGCCATATGTTGATCAACTATTGCAGCCTTCACCTGTAGCAACTATAACCAATTCTTCCTCTGCCCGTCTCCACTTGAGGGCTATAACTGCATCAAAGCGCACAAAACCAGGCTTGCATCAGATCTG GGAAGATTCTCCTGGGAGTACGTTTCGACCAAAGGCTCGACCACTCTTCCAATATCGTTACTACAG TGAACAGCAGCCTTTGAGACTGAATCCTGCCGAGGTGTGCGAGGTTATTGCTGCAGTTTGCTCTGAAATGTCGTCACCCATTGCTAATCCTCTTACAGTAACATCTAGGTTAAGTACAAACAGTGGCAAGCCATCAATGGATGTGGCCGTAAGCGTTCTCGTAAAGCTCATTATTGACAt GTATGTTCTGGATTCTGGGATTGCTGCACCTCTCACTTTATCCATGCTTGAG GAAATGCTCAGTTCTCCAAGATCAACCTGCAAAGTTCGTGCATTTGATTTAATCTTGAACCTTGGTGTTCATGCTCATTTATTAGAACCAATCACGCTTGATGAAAATTCTACAATTGAAGAAGAGTATTCTCAAGAATCATATCTTGCGGAAGAAGCTCAATTAAATTCACATGGGAAGAACAATCTTGATTCTCCTAACAATATCAATGCAACTTCATCTATTAACAATTTCGAATGTTGGATTCTCAATATCTTGTACGAGATACTGCTTCTTCTTGTTCAG AttgaagagaaggaagaatCTGTCTGGACGTCTGCTTTGAGCTGTCTACTCTACTTTGTTTGTGATAGAGGCAGACTCAGGAGAAGCCGATTAAAGGGCCTTGACATAAGG GTTATTAAGGCATTCCTGGAAACTAGCAGAAGAAACTCTTGGGCTGAGATAGTCCATTGTAGGCTTATTTGCCTGTTAACAAACATGTTTTATCAAGTCTCGGAGGATCCCACAGAGGGTGCTTCAAGCCCCATATTTCTTGTAGATCAAGTGGATCTGGTTGGAGGAactaagtttattttcttagaG tATTCTCTAGCAAACTCAAGAGAAGAGCGGAGAAATCTCTTTCTGGTGCTTTTTGATTATGTTTTGCATCAAATAAATGAATCTTGCATCACTACTGGAGTTATGGAATATGGTGATGATGAGATACAGCCCCTTGCAAACCTGTTCACTCTCGCCAATGCACCTGAGGCTTTTTACATCTCAGTTAAGCTTGGAGTGGAAGGTGTTGGAGAGATTTTGAAAGCGTCTATCTCATCAGCATTGTGTCGATATCCTAATAGTGAGCGACTAAATATG CTCTTGGAGAACATAATGGAgaaatttaatacaataatcaaatcatttacGCATTTGGACAATGAGTTCTCGTATATGATTCAGATAACCAAATCTCTCAAACTTTTTGAAAGCATTCAAGGTTCTATGTTAAGAAATGGTGTTAGCATGAAATCCAAACTATCATGGGCCACTCTGCATTCCCTTCTTCATTCAGAGAGAATTGCTTATCGTCAAAATGGCTATGTTTGGCTAGGGGATCTtctttttgaagaaataaCCAGTGAACGGGATGAAAATATGTGGACAAATGTGAAAAAATTACAGCAGAGAATCACATACGCTGGTGTAAATGACTATTCAACTACTTCAGACATACCCCTTTCCATCTGGCTTATGTGTGGACTTCTAAAGTCGAAACACCCCATCATTAGATGGggctttttatttgttgtagAAAGACTTCTTATGCGATGCAAATTTttgttgaatgaaaatgaaatgcgAAATTCTGGCAGCAATGATCTTGGCCAAGCATCCAAAGATACCCGCCTTGAGAAAGCTAATGCAGTGATAGATATAATGTGCAGTGCACTTTTCTTGGTCTTTCAGATCAACGAAACAGATCgcatcaatattttaaag ATGTGCGACATACTCTTCTCTCAATTATGCTTGAGAGTACCACAATCTTCTGACTTACCGATTGGAGATGATCTGCCCCATGGCAGAGTTATAGATTACTCGGGTGAAAGTAAAACAACAGGACTTTTTGAATCTGAAGCTAAACTGGATGGTAATTTCTTTGGTGAGCTAAAGGAGGAGAAAGGCAGATACAGTAAAACTTATAACAATCCTCTTGATCATGAGACAGCCTCCATGGCAGCATTGCTGCTTCAAGGACAAACTATTGTCCCCATGCAGTTGATTTCGCATGTTCCTGCTGCCCTTTTCTACTGGCCATTGATTCAACTTGCTGGAGCAGCAACAGACAACATTGCTTTAGGTGTTGCTGTTGGAAGCCAAGCAAGAGGGAACCACCCAGGTGCCGCTTCTGACATTCGATCAGCTCTGCTCTTACTCCTAATTGCCAAGTGCAGTTCTGATTCATCTGCTTTCCAAGAAGTGGATGGGGAACAATTTTTCAG AGAGCTTCTAGATGATACAGATTCAAGGGTGGCCTATTACTCTTCAGCGTTTCTTTTGAAG cGTATGATGACGGAGAAACCTGAGAAGTACCAACACATGCTTCAGAATCTTGTAATTAAAGCTCAGCAG AGCAATAATGAGAAGCTGTTGGAAAATCCATACCTTCAGATGCGTGGTATACTTAAGCTGGCAAACGATATGGGTGTTGAGTTGTGA